The following are encoded together in the Primulina tabacum isolate GXHZ01 chromosome 18, ASM2559414v2, whole genome shotgun sequence genome:
- the LOC142533474 gene encoding protein SAR DEFICIENT 4-like yields the protein MSLFMSSVYLKFQNPIMATTKEDQVNVATPPPPDFLSTAALNSLVTYKSLIGHLQSTLPSHADTINSPLRHTHQTSPSSSLLLMPSWCNSPSLPYMGVKLVTYLPKNSTLNLPGVHAVYVLFNSLTGQPLVSMDATGLTPFRTACVSALASCYLSRHDVETLVMIGAGSLAPHLIKAHLIMRPSLKRVVVWNRTLEKARTLVHELTKEGDRFQGVCFESNECLEEAVKLGDIISCATNSETPLVKGLDLKAGAHLDLVGSFTRSMMECDDEALRRGRVYIDNEAAVVESGELVGALERGVIRKDEIVGDLVELIKGEKRGRKDLDEITVFKSVGFAVVDLLSAQLVYESFMNNQVQIK from the coding sequence ATGTCATTGTTTATGTCAAGCGTGTACCTCAAATTCCAGAATCCGATTATGGCAACGACCAAAGAAGATCAAGTCAACGTCGCCACCCCACCGCCGCCAGACTTCCTCTCCACCGCCGCGCTCAACTCCCTCGTCACCTACAAATCCCTCATCGGCCACCTCCAATCCACCCTACCATCGCACGCCGACACCATCAACTCCCCTCTCCGCCACACCCACCAAACAAGCCCCTCGTCCTCCCTCCTCCTCATGCCCTCTTGGTGCAATTCACCATCTCTGCCCTATATGGGTGTGAAGCTAGTCACCTACCTCCCTAAAAATTCAACACTCAACTTGCCTGGTGTACACGCTGTTTATGTTCTCTTTAACTCTCTCACAGGCCAGCCCTTGGTATCCATGGATGCCACCGGGCTTACACCCTTCCGCACCGCCTGCGTTTCTGCCTTGGCTTCGTGTTACTTGTCGAGACACGATGTCGAAACTCTTGTGATGATCGGAGCTGGTTCTTTAGCTCCACATTTGATCAAGGCACATTTGATTATGAGGCCAAGTTTGAAAAGAGTTGTGGTGTGGAATAGAACTCTTGAAAAGGCTAGAACTTTGGTTCATGAATTGACGAAAGAGGGTGATAGATTTCAAGGGGTGTGTTTTGAGAGTAATGAATGTTTGGAAGAAGCGGTGAAACTGGGCGATATCATCTCCTGTGCTACGAATTCAGAAACACCACTGGTTAAGGGTTTGGATTTGAAGGCAGGCGCGCATTTGGATTTGGTGGGGTCGTTTACTCGGTCGATGATGGAGTGCGATGATGAGGCGTTGAGGAGGGGTAGGGTATATATCGATAATGAGGCGGCGGTCGTGGAGTCTGGCGAATTAGTTGGTGCGTTGGAGAGAGGGGTGATCAGGAAGGATGAGATTGTGGGGGATTTGGTGGAGTTGATCAAAGGGGAGAAACGTGGGAGGAAGGATTTGGATGAGATCACTGTTTTTAAATCAGTTGGTTTTGCTGTTGTTGATCTGTTGAGTGCACAGCTTGTGTATGAAAGTTTCATGAATAATCAGGTTCAAATAAAATGA